The Muricauda sp. SCSIO 65647 genome includes a region encoding these proteins:
- a CDS encoding succinylglutamate desuccinylase/aspartoacylase family protein, with translation MPEVYSKALGSSLKVNRVLGHLKGKEPGPTVIFFGGIHGNEPAGIFALDEVLQQLQSKNIAIKGEFFAIAGNLPALQKSIRFHQEDLNRIWKPERIAQLGDKSSLESDDAKEMQQLMKLLNQLFKKTRPPYYFIDLHTTSGETDPFIVVNDSLLNRKFVSNYPLPTILGIEEYLTGAMLSYINELGYVSFGYESGQHDHTMAIKKSVDFIKYTLALTGVVSVDETSLAALKNKVADSCKEPHTFYEIYYQHKIGPQDCFDMLPGFVNFQKVPKDKPIAVNGQGVIKTTKPRQLFMPLYQKKGSEGFYFIREIPRFFLWLSKWLRKIHADHVLTLLPGLKWVDKEKSALMVNRNVARFMAKPVFHLLGYRTRFFDKDHLIIRSRERNSKEKEYIDEKWY, from the coding sequence ATGCCTGAAGTCTATAGCAAGGCCTTGGGCAGCTCACTAAAAGTTAATAGGGTTTTGGGCCATCTTAAAGGGAAAGAACCAGGCCCCACGGTTATTTTCTTTGGAGGGATACACGGCAATGAACCGGCGGGTATCTTCGCCCTTGATGAAGTGCTGCAACAATTACAATCAAAAAATATCGCCATCAAAGGCGAATTTTTTGCTATTGCCGGAAACCTACCGGCTCTTCAAAAAAGTATTCGTTTTCATCAAGAAGACCTGAATCGAATCTGGAAACCAGAACGAATTGCACAATTGGGCGACAAAAGTTCACTTGAAAGTGATGATGCCAAAGAGATGCAGCAATTGATGAAGCTTTTGAACCAGCTTTTCAAAAAGACCCGACCACCCTATTATTTCATCGATTTACATACCACTTCGGGTGAAACAGATCCTTTTATAGTGGTGAACGACAGTTTGTTGAACCGAAAATTTGTTTCTAACTATCCGCTGCCCACCATTTTGGGCATTGAAGAATACCTTACGGGCGCAATGCTGAGCTATATCAACGAATTGGGTTATGTGTCGTTTGGTTATGAAAGCGGCCAGCACGACCATACCATGGCCATAAAAAAGAGCGTTGATTTTATCAAATACACCCTTGCATTGACAGGGGTAGTGAGTGTTGATGAAACTTCACTGGCAGCATTGAAGAACAAAGTTGCCGACTCATGTAAAGAGCCCCATACTTTTTATGAGATCTACTACCAGCATAAGATTGGCCCACAAGATTGTTTTGACATGCTTCCGGGCTTTGTGAATTTTCAAAAAGTGCCAAAAGACAAGCCTATTGCGGTAAACGGACAAGGAGTGATCAAAACGACCAAGCCAAGGCAGTTGTTCATGCCGCTGTACCAAAAAAAGGGAAGCGAGGGCTTTTATTTCATTCGTGAGATTCCGCGATTCTTTCTTTGGTTGTCGAAATGGTTGCGAAAAATTCACGCTGACCATGTGTTGACCTTATTACCAGGTCTAAAATGGGTAGACAAAGAAAAGTCTGCTTTGATGGTGAATCGAAATGTGGCCCGTTTTATGGCCAAACCTGTTTTTCACTTGTTGGGTTACCGAACACGATTTTTTGATAAAGACCATTTGATTATCAGAAGTAGGGAAAGAAATTCAAAAGAAAAAGAATATATCGACGAAAAGTGGTATTGA
- a CDS encoding CBS domain-containing protein, whose protein sequence is MGEMITSNTKDAEERMAFVQHLIDDVETLELLLQNEMFEDDVVRVGAEQELCLIDKNYRPYGINLKLLNEIDDAHFTTELASYNIEINLDPFELKNNCFSLIENQLRELLQKADDQAKKNKAHLLLAGILPTIGKKEVGLDYLTPIPRYFALNEMLKAYKGDDFNLKIRGVDELYLKHDSVMFEACNTSFQLHLQVPSHDFISSYNWAQAIAGPVLSVCCNSPMLMGRELWKETRIALFQQSLDTRRTAYALRNQTPRVGFGDHWEEGSVAEIFKKDISKHRILLTKPIAESSLQKFKKGEISKLPALCLHNGTIYRWNRPCYGVGNGKPHLRIENRYIPSGPSVIDEMANFAFWVGLMKGRPKVFDDMPSQMDFKSAKTNFIKAARSGKETVFLWCGELYSAKKLILNKLLPIAYKGLHKCGVDEEDIERLLGVIEGRTKGMTGEQWQVANMRTLKQRFKTDKSLVLLTKKMVENQSQNLPIHRWEHVNLENIRRKPKLVKEIMTTHLFKLHEDDLVSMAQAIMQWNGIHHIPVENDQGDLSGLLTWSYLQSLATTTDFNNTKVSEIMIKEVMTASPEMEIGSAKTLLGKHDIGCLPVVLDNTLVGIISRKDI, encoded by the coding sequence ATGGGCGAAATGATCACTTCAAATACAAAAGATGCTGAAGAAAGAATGGCTTTCGTGCAGCATTTGATCGATGACGTAGAAACCCTTGAGTTGCTTTTACAAAATGAAATGTTCGAAGATGATGTGGTTCGCGTCGGTGCAGAACAAGAACTTTGTCTCATCGACAAGAACTATCGGCCATATGGCATTAATCTCAAGTTGTTGAATGAAATTGACGACGCCCATTTTACTACCGAACTGGCGAGCTATAACATTGAGATCAACCTAGACCCGTTTGAACTTAAGAACAACTGTTTTTCACTTATTGAGAATCAATTGCGGGAACTGCTTCAAAAAGCTGATGACCAAGCAAAAAAAAATAAGGCCCATCTCTTATTGGCAGGTATTTTGCCCACAATTGGCAAAAAAGAAGTGGGCTTGGATTATTTGACCCCCATACCAAGATATTTTGCTTTGAATGAAATGCTCAAGGCATATAAGGGAGATGATTTCAACCTGAAAATACGAGGTGTTGATGAGCTGTATTTAAAACATGATTCTGTGATGTTCGAGGCTTGTAATACCAGTTTTCAACTGCACCTGCAAGTACCCTCACATGACTTTATATCGAGTTATAACTGGGCCCAGGCAATTGCAGGGCCGGTACTTTCGGTATGCTGTAATTCTCCGATGCTCATGGGGAGGGAATTGTGGAAGGAAACGCGTATTGCATTGTTCCAACAAAGTCTTGATACAAGAAGAACGGCATATGCCCTGCGCAACCAAACACCACGAGTCGGTTTTGGAGATCATTGGGAAGAGGGATCAGTGGCCGAAATCTTTAAAAAAGACATTTCAAAGCACCGTATATTGTTGACCAAGCCAATAGCGGAAAGCTCTCTTCAAAAGTTCAAAAAAGGAGAAATTTCAAAGTTGCCCGCATTATGCCTGCACAACGGCACCATTTACCGTTGGAACCGACCGTGCTACGGCGTGGGGAACGGAAAACCCCATCTTAGAATAGAGAATAGATATATTCCATCCGGTCCTTCGGTCATCGATGAGATGGCCAACTTCGCTTTTTGGGTCGGTTTGATGAAAGGCCGCCCAAAGGTTTTTGATGACATGCCATCACAGATGGATTTCAAATCGGCCAAGACGAACTTCATAAAAGCGGCACGTTCTGGCAAGGAAACCGTTTTTTTGTGGTGTGGTGAACTATATAGTGCCAAAAAGTTGATATTGAACAAACTTTTGCCCATTGCCTATAAAGGGCTTCATAAGTGTGGTGTCGATGAGGAAGATATCGAACGTTTGCTGGGGGTCATTGAAGGGCGTACCAAGGGAATGACAGGAGAACAGTGGCAAGTGGCCAATATGAGAACATTGAAACAGCGGTTCAAAACAGATAAGTCTTTGGTGTTGCTCACTAAAAAAATGGTAGAGAATCAATCCCAAAATTTACCGATACATCGATGGGAACATGTAAATTTGGAAAATATTAGACGAAAGCCCAAACTTGTAAAAGAGATCATGACCACCCATCTTTTCAAATTGCACGAAGATGACCTTGTCAGTATGGCACAAGCTATCATGCAATGGAACGGCATACACCATATTCCGGTAGAGAATGATCAAGGAGATTTATCAGGGCTGTTGACATGGAGTTATTTGCAATCTTTGGCCACAACAACAGATTTTAACAATACGAAAGTTTCCGAAATTATGATAAAAGAGGTAATGACCGCTTCACCAGAGATGGAAATCGGCTCGGCCAAAACATTGCTGGGCAAGCATGATATTGGCTGTTTGCCCGTGGTTTTAGATAACACCTTGGTAGGAATCATAAGTAGAAAAGATATTTGA
- the hemN gene encoding oxygen-independent coproporphyrinogen III oxidase, protein MCDLTHKYNVPGPRYTSYPTVPYWDNDSFSGKRWKESIKQSYRESKNDGVSVYIHLPFCESMCTFCGCHKRITKRHEVESPYIGAVLKEWSLYRKLLGERPIIKELHLGGGTPTFFSPENLKKLIDGIFRFAHMAEDAELSFEGHPNNTTKAHLQTLYDVGFRRVCFGVQDYNEKVQHAIRRVQPFENVERVTRWAREIGYTSVGHDIIYGLPFQTFDDVNHTIDKTNELRPDRLAFYSYAHVPWRKGNGQRGYRDEDLPTTEDKKLQYELGKKRLTDLGYKDIGMDHFALPTDALYKAVENGTLHRNFMGYTPSKTHIMIGLGVSSISDSWYAFAQNVKSIEEYQHLVEKGIIPVYRGHLLNEEDLLIRQHILNLMCRFETSWQIGEGNNINFENVIDNLKELEDDKLIEICSNHIKVTEKGRPFIRNVSMAFDLKLHRKQPEIQLFSMTV, encoded by the coding sequence ATGTGCGACCTTACCCATAAGTACAATGTTCCGGGACCCAGATATACCAGTTATCCGACGGTTCCCTACTGGGATAATGATTCTTTTTCAGGAAAACGTTGGAAAGAGAGCATCAAACAAAGCTATCGAGAAAGCAAGAACGATGGCGTAAGTGTGTACATTCACCTCCCTTTTTGTGAAAGTATGTGTACTTTCTGTGGATGCCATAAGCGCATTACCAAAAGGCATGAAGTGGAAAGCCCTTATATAGGGGCAGTTTTGAAAGAATGGTCCCTGTATCGAAAATTGTTGGGCGAACGACCCATTATCAAAGAATTGCACTTGGGTGGCGGCACCCCGACCTTTTTCTCACCTGAAAACCTTAAAAAACTTATTGACGGCATTTTTCGTTTTGCCCATATGGCCGAAGATGCAGAGTTGAGCTTCGAGGGCCACCCAAACAACACGACCAAGGCCCACCTACAGACTTTGTATGATGTAGGGTTCAGAAGAGTCTGTTTTGGGGTGCAAGATTACAATGAAAAAGTACAGCATGCCATACGCCGGGTGCAGCCCTTTGAAAATGTAGAACGCGTTACCCGATGGGCCCGTGAAATCGGCTATACATCTGTCGGACATGATATCATTTACGGACTTCCGTTTCAAACCTTCGATGATGTCAACCACACAATTGACAAAACCAATGAACTTAGACCCGACCGCTTGGCATTTTATAGCTATGCCCATGTGCCTTGGCGAAAAGGAAATGGTCAACGGGGATACCGCGATGAAGACCTACCCACTACAGAAGACAAGAAATTGCAATATGAACTGGGCAAAAAAAGGCTGACCGACCTAGGGTACAAAGACATAGGCATGGATCATTTCGCGCTACCCACTGATGCTTTGTACAAAGCTGTCGAAAATGGCACTTTGCATCGCAATTTCATGGGCTACACCCCTTCAAAAACACACATAATGATCGGTCTAGGGGTATCAAGCATCAGTGATAGTTGGTATGCTTTTGCCCAAAACGTAAAAAGTATCGAAGAGTATCAACATTTGGTCGAAAAAGGCATCATACCTGTTTATAGGGGCCACCTGCTAAATGAAGAAGACCTACTGATACGCCAACATATACTGAACCTCATGTGCCGATTTGAAACCAGTTGGCAAATTGGTGAGGGCAATAACATAAATTTTGAGAACGTTATAGATAACCTGAAAGAGTTAGAAGACGATAAATTGATCGAAATCTGCTCCAATCATATAAAAGTAACCGAAAAAGGCAGGCCGTTCATCAGAAACGTAAGTATGGCCTTTGACCTGAAGTTGCATAGAAAGCAACCCGAGATACAGTTGTTCTCGATGACCGTTTAA
- a CDS encoding universal stress protein codes for MKNIIVPVDFSEQSEKALKVAAALSEKYKANLFVLHMLELSPAIMANTEYMPPEHVVHLMKLNEKRFAEFLDKPYLKNVNITPIIKHYKVFSEVNDVAEKHGADLIVMGSHGVDGLEEIFIGSNTERVVRSSEIPVLVIKGDISDFRVDRFVFACDFKEENIASVKKASDFAKKLGTELKLVYINTPADAFLSHEDAYKRISKFLNIAQLGLEVDIYNDYTVEKGILNYAETNAADLIGIPTHGRKGLSHFFMGSLGEDIVNHSKLPVVTFKI; via the coding sequence ATGAAAAATATCATTGTCCCAGTCGATTTTTCAGAACAATCAGAGAAGGCCCTAAAAGTGGCTGCAGCCCTATCAGAAAAGTACAAAGCCAACCTCTTTGTATTGCATATGTTAGAGCTTTCACCAGCAATCATGGCCAATACCGAATATATGCCCCCCGAGCATGTGGTTCATCTCATGAAGTTGAACGAAAAGCGGTTTGCCGAGTTTTTAGACAAGCCCTATCTCAAAAACGTTAATATCACTCCTATCATAAAACACTACAAAGTGTTTAGCGAGGTAAACGACGTAGCTGAAAAACACGGTGCCGATTTGATTGTCATGGGGTCTCATGGTGTTGATGGGCTGGAAGAAATCTTTATCGGATCGAACACCGAAAGAGTGGTGAGGAGTTCTGAAATTCCGGTGCTGGTCATCAAAGGTGATATTTCAGATTTCAGGGTAGATAGATTTGTTTTTGCCTGTGACTTCAAGGAAGAAAATATCGCATCTGTCAAGAAGGCTTCAGACTTTGCGAAGAAACTTGGCACAGAATTGAAATTGGTGTATATCAACACCCCGGCAGATGCTTTTTTGAGCCATGAAGATGCCTATAAACGCATCTCAAAGTTCTTGAACATTGCCCAATTGGGATTGGAGGTGGACATTTACAATGATTACACCGTCGAAAAAGGCATCTTAAACTATGCCGAGACCAATGCCGCTGACCTTATCGGCATTCCGACACATGGTAGAAAAGGTCTGTCACACTTCTTTATGGGAAGCCTTGGTGAAGATATTGTCAACCACAGTAAGCTACCCGTGGTCACTTTCAAAATATAA
- a CDS encoding Rrf2 family transcriptional regulator, with translation MFSNSVKYAIKAVLYLGVNSTGNQRIRANNISEATDIPMAYTSKLLQELSRHHVVSSAKGPHGGFYLTDENRNTPLFKIVSIIDGENRLTSCILSLEKCNEDYPCPLHDMVGKTKSSFISSIQETTVGQLIEDVQRGTSFLPL, from the coding sequence GTGTTCTCGAACTCTGTCAAATATGCCATTAAGGCAGTACTATATTTAGGGGTAAATTCTACCGGAAATCAGCGAATCAGGGCGAATAATATCAGCGAAGCGACCGATATTCCCATGGCCTATACCTCAAAGTTGCTACAAGAACTTTCACGACACCATGTGGTTTCCTCAGCCAAAGGGCCCCATGGAGGCTTCTATCTTACCGACGAGAACAGAAACACACCGCTTTTCAAAATTGTGTCGATTATCGATGGTGAGAACAGATTGACATCATGCATACTCAGTTTAGAAAAGTGCAACGAAGACTATCCTTGTCCTTTGCATGATATGGTCGGTAAGACCAAGTCAAGCTTTATTAGCAGTATTCAAGAGACTACAGTGGGCCAACTGATTGAAGATGTTCAAAGAGGCACTTCCTTTTTGCCTCTATAA
- a CDS encoding TonB-dependent receptor domain-containing protein — protein sequence MTFKTKRAIGFLMTLMLSMYASALQAQNYHNIQLLDQENSSPIVGATFTYGDQSGISDIDGGIDFQYQKGVSMSFSHINYGKWSLTDTEVLNMIEKKRLYRQPIIVNLYPITVIALRNGHNPNENVKLDYQERLAHDGASVLNQSPALNSIRKGGNYGFDPVFRGFKYDQLNIVLNGAQSATAACPNRMDPPTSQMAPNMIDKIEVLKGPHALRYGTGFGATINFVPTKLRFSEERDIYGRISNGFEGNGSVLRNEGQLGFSGKNHDYAFFGSWSQGNDYTAGNGQTIAADFNRGSFGANLGFKLSEDNLFRVSATYNVARDADFPALPMDLREDDTWMFNARHDINFDKDHLSSWNTTIFASFVNHLMDNLLKPLDPRMLNASTKATTYNYGARTEGIWNFEKSNLFAGADFRREGAEGTRVREFLMGPNAGNVLRDNAWQDGQISKSAIFSEYHLNFDKTRIVLATRLELNNANVDEPTAEFTQANGDTEVSQFNPSFSLGATRSIGKEMTLGLWLGRAQRSASLTERYINYFPVGQDPFEMLGNPQLNQEINNQLDLTFNWQNKFTNVNIDIFAGYLQDFISSVIDTELEPRLPTSPGVRRFVNIEDAVKLGFEVNWSQELIGGLQQRMGIAYTYAQDLERDEPLPEIAPFDFRYTVFGEYMKGKLHPELTFRHVMEQSRISNEFGETQTPSFSLLDAKLAYNFTKSGRISIGMNNIFDENYYEHLTRSVRGNNQPIFAPGRNAFAAINFVF from the coding sequence ATGACTTTTAAAACAAAACGGGCAATAGGTTTTTTGATGACCTTAATGCTCAGCATGTATGCATCGGCATTACAGGCCCAGAACTATCACAACATCCAATTACTTGACCAAGAAAATTCATCGCCAATAGTGGGTGCCACTTTTACTTATGGCGATCAAAGTGGCATCTCTGATATTGACGGAGGTATCGATTTTCAATACCAGAAAGGTGTGTCAATGAGCTTTTCACATATCAATTATGGAAAATGGTCATTGACCGATACCGAGGTCTTGAACATGATCGAAAAAAAGAGGTTGTACCGACAACCTATTATCGTCAATCTATACCCAATAACCGTAATAGCCCTCAGAAACGGTCACAACCCCAATGAAAATGTGAAACTCGATTATCAAGAGCGATTGGCTCACGATGGGGCATCGGTCTTGAACCAGAGCCCTGCTTTGAACAGCATACGAAAAGGTGGCAACTATGGGTTCGATCCTGTTTTCAGGGGTTTCAAATACGATCAATTGAACATCGTCTTGAACGGGGCACAAAGTGCTACAGCGGCCTGCCCCAATCGCATGGACCCCCCTACCAGTCAAATGGCCCCTAATATGATCGACAAAATCGAAGTGCTCAAGGGCCCTCACGCTTTGCGCTATGGTACCGGTTTTGGTGCTACCATAAACTTTGTGCCAACAAAGCTTCGGTTTTCGGAAGAGAGAGATATCTATGGTAGAATCTCAAATGGCTTTGAGGGCAATGGCTCTGTTTTGAGAAATGAAGGGCAGTTGGGTTTTAGTGGCAAAAACCACGATTATGCATTCTTTGGTTCGTGGTCACAGGGCAACGATTACACTGCTGGTAATGGCCAAACTATTGCTGCCGACTTTAATCGGGGCAGTTTCGGTGCCAATTTGGGTTTTAAGCTATCTGAGGACAACCTATTTCGGGTATCGGCGACCTATAATGTAGCAAGAGATGCTGATTTTCCAGCCCTTCCCATGGATTTAAGGGAAGATGATACTTGGATGTTCAATGCACGTCACGACATAAATTTTGATAAAGACCATTTATCATCTTGGAACACTACCATTTTTGCTTCGTTCGTAAATCACCTGATGGATAATTTATTGAAGCCCCTTGATCCTCGTATGTTGAACGCATCGACCAAAGCGACTACTTATAATTATGGTGCCAGAACAGAGGGAATCTGGAATTTCGAAAAGTCCAATCTTTTTGCGGGGGCCGATTTTAGAAGAGAGGGGGCTGAGGGCACTAGGGTTCGAGAATTCTTGATGGGGCCAAATGCGGGCAATGTGCTCCGTGACAATGCTTGGCAAGACGGACAGATAAGCAAAAGTGCCATCTTTTCTGAGTACCATCTCAATTTTGATAAAACGAGAATAGTATTGGCCACAAGGCTGGAGCTGAACAATGCAAATGTCGATGAGCCTACAGCAGAGTTTACCCAGGCAAATGGAGACACCGAAGTGTCACAGTTCAATCCGAGCTTTAGTCTTGGTGCCACAAGAAGTATTGGCAAAGAAATGACCTTGGGCCTATGGTTGGGCCGTGCGCAGCGCAGCGCAAGCTTAACTGAACGATATATCAATTATTTCCCCGTGGGTCAAGACCCGTTCGAGATGTTGGGCAATCCGCAATTAAATCAAGAAATAAACAATCAATTAGATCTGACCTTCAATTGGCAAAACAAGTTTACCAATGTGAACATAGATATTTTCGCAGGATATCTTCAAGATTTTATCTCTTCTGTCATAGATACGGAACTCGAACCACGACTGCCCACGAGCCCTGGTGTTAGACGGTTTGTCAATATTGAAGATGCGGTTAAACTAGGATTTGAGGTAAATTGGTCACAAGAACTGATCGGGGGGCTTCAACAACGTATGGGTATTGCCTACACCTATGCGCAAGATTTGGAACGGGACGAACCCTTACCAGAGATTGCACCATTCGATTTCAGATATACCGTTTTCGGCGAGTACATGAAAGGCAAACTGCACCCAGAGCTTACTTTCAGACATGTAATGGAGCAATCTCGAATATCTAACGAGTTTGGAGAAACCCAAACCCCATCATTTTCACTGCTGGATGCAAAACTGGCTTACAACTTTACAAAATCGGGTAGAATTTCAATAGGCATGAACAATATATTCGATGAAAACTACTATGAACATCTGACACGGTCGGTACGCGGAAACAACCAACCTATTTTCGCACCTGGTCGCAATGCCTTTGCGGCTATCAATTTCGTGTTCTGA
- a CDS encoding c-type cytochrome translates to MKIGSKSIVLLFTFLMIACGGKQEKKEEGFSVERKKTTEKKVETNTAETVKPSERIDLTNKGVGPIKSITIDDEIDQAMVTQGEEVYNQMCLACHRVGKKFIGPAPNGILERRTPEWVMNMILVPEKMVKEDPLAKDLLIEFNGSPMANQGLTEEQARAIIEYFRTLK, encoded by the coding sequence ATGAAAATAGGCAGCAAGAGTATAGTTCTATTGTTCACTTTTCTGATGATAGCCTGTGGAGGAAAGCAAGAAAAGAAAGAAGAAGGTTTTAGCGTAGAGCGCAAAAAAACAACTGAAAAAAAAGTCGAGACAAATACAGCAGAAACCGTCAAACCCTCTGAGCGTATTGATTTGACCAACAAAGGCGTAGGCCCTATCAAATCTATAACAATCGATGACGAAATCGACCAGGCAATGGTCACCCAAGGTGAAGAGGTCTACAACCAAATGTGTTTGGCCTGCCATAGAGTCGGCAAAAAATTCATAGGTCCCGCACCCAATGGCATTCTCGAAAGAAGAACCCCTGAATGGGTCATGAACATGATCTTGGTCCCTGAAAAAATGGTAAAAGAAGATCCATTGGCAAAAGACCTCTTGATTGAATTCAATGGATCGCCCATGGCCAACCAAGGCCTTACCGAAGAGCAGGCCCGCGCCATAATAGAATACTTTAGAACCTTAAAATAG
- a CDS encoding fasciclin domain-containing protein produces MKTTANLKLLIGSFCILMLFFSCKNEAKTQTATAGAEQTEAKETKKQGQAFIKDDVSRPNVLQIAIGSEDHSTLVAAVQAADLENALVNAGPLMVFAPTNAAFEALPEGTVETLLKPENKDALANILKHHVTPGNYSKDFLKKFKKLGQANNQNVMVEVKGDDVYVGGAKIIASVSAGNGIVHVVDKVILPPSDE; encoded by the coding sequence ATGAAGACAACAGCCAATCTCAAACTTTTGATTGGTTCATTTTGTATACTGATGTTGTTTTTCAGTTGCAAAAATGAAGCCAAGACACAGACTGCTACCGCTGGTGCTGAACAGACAGAAGCCAAGGAAACAAAAAAACAAGGACAGGCCTTTATCAAAGATGATGTTTCACGGCCCAATGTCTTGCAGATAGCGATCGGGTCTGAAGACCATTCTACCCTCGTGGCCGCAGTTCAGGCCGCAGATCTTGAAAATGCTCTCGTGAATGCAGGGCCTCTGATGGTTTTTGCACCGACAAATGCCGCTTTTGAAGCCCTACCTGAAGGCACTGTTGAAACTTTGTTGAAACCTGAGAACAAAGATGCCCTTGCCAATATTCTGAAGCATCACGTCACGCCAGGAAACTACAGCAAAGACTTCTTGAAAAAGTTCAAAAAGTTAGGGCAGGCCAACAACCAAAATGTAATGGTAGAGGTAAAAGGTGATGACGTCTATGTCGGTGGGGCAAAGATTATCGCCAGTGTTTCTGCCGGCAACGGCATTGTACACGTGGTTGACAAAGTAATATTGCCTCCATCAGACGAATAA